One window of Acropora palmata chromosome 1, jaAcrPala1.3, whole genome shotgun sequence genomic DNA carries:
- the LOC141887268 gene encoding GFP-like non-fluorescent chromoprotein yields the protein MSVIAKQMTYKVYMSGTVNGHYFEVEGDGKGKPYEGEQTVRLTVTKGGPLPFAWDILSPQSQYGSIPFTKYPEDIPDYVKQSFPEGYTWERIMNFEDGAVCTVSNDSSIQGNCFIYHVKFSGLNFPPNGPVMQKKTQGWEPNTERLFARDGMLIGNNFMALKLEGGGHYLCEFKSTYKAKKPVKMPGYHYVDRKLDVTNHNKDYTSVEQCEISIARKPVLA from the exons ATG AGTGTGATCGCTAAACAAATGACCTACAAGGTTTATATGTCAGGCACGGTCAATGGACACTACTTTGAGGTCGAAGGCGATGGAAAAGGAAAGCCTTACGA GGGGGAGCAGACGGTAAGGCTCACTGTCACCAAGGGCGGACCTCTGCCATTTGCTTGGGATATTTTATCACCACAGTCACAGTACGGAAGCATACCATTCACCAAGTACCCTGAAGACATCCCTGACTATGTAAAGCAGTCATTCCCGGAGGGATATACATGGGAGAGGATCATGAACTTTGAAGATGGTGCAGTGTGTACTGTCAGCAATGATTCCAG caTCCAAGGCAACTGTTTCATCTACCATGTCaagttctctggtttgaaCTTTCCTCCCAATGGACCTGTTATGCAGAAGAAGACACAGGGCTGGGAACCCAACACTGAGCGTCTCTTTGCACGAGATGGAATGCTGATAGGAAACAACTTTATGGCTCTGAAGTTAGAAGGAGGTGGTCACTATTTGTGTGAATTCAAATCTACTTACAA GGCAAAGAAGCCTGTGAAGATGCCAGGGTATCACTATGTTGACCGCAAACTGGatgtaaccaatcacaacaaggATTACACTTCCGTTGAGCAGTGTGAAATTTCCATTGCACGCAAACCTGTGCTCGCCTGA
- the LOC141874254 gene encoding kelch-like protein 17 gives MLADRHSLNDLKDATEKKMASMYKDICEKKEFLCDMNVDVLSALLCRDDLRTPSENFVFKSVMQWIKYRKRERLDVGAKGIGAVRLGLMDSKDVIEELDTEEMKAIPEINMLLQEALIRNCWPSRSSALALEKGKPRSMNSVGEKVFKFEKKMASMYKDICEKKEFLSDMNVDVLSALLCRDDLRTPSEHFVFKSVMQWINYREGERMDVAAKVIGAVRLGLVDSKDVIEELDTEEMKAIPEINMLLQEALIRNCRPSRSSALALEKGKPRSMNSQTIKVCKFSFQRG, from the exons ATGTTGGCTGATCGGCACAGTTTAAACGATTTAAAAGATGCaacggaaaagaaaatggcgtCAATGTACAAGGACATTTGTGAGAAGAAAGAGTTTCTGTGTGACATGAATGTCGATGTATTATCAGCTCTTCTCTGTCGAGATGATCTCAGAACTCCATCGGAGAACTTCGTCTTCAAATCAGTGATGCAGTGGATCAAGTACAGGAAGAGAGAAAGGTTGGATGTGGGAGCTAAAGGTATCGGAGCTGTTCGTTTGGGACTGATGGACAGCAAGGATGTTATCGAGGAACTCGATACTGAGGAAATGAAGGCGATTCCAGAAATAAACATGCTGTTGCAGGAAGCATTAATACGCAATTGCTGGCCTTCGAGGAGTTCCGCACTCGCACTGGAGAAAGGGAAACCAAGATCTATGAATTCGGTAGGAGAAAAAGTctttaagtttgaaaagaaaatggcgtCAATGTACAAGGACATTTGTGAGAAGAAAGAGTTTCTGTCTGACATGAATGTCGATGTATTATCAGCTCTTCTCTGTCGAGATGATCTCAGAACTCCATCGGAGCACTTTGTCTTCAAATCAGTGATGCAGTGGATCAATTACAGGGAGGGAGAAAGGATGGATGTGGCAGCTAAAGTTATCGGAGCTGTTCGTCTGGGACTGGTGGACAGCAAGGATGTAATCGAGGAACTCGATACTGAGGAAATGAAGGCGATTCCAGAAATAAACATGCTGTTGCAGGAAGCATTAATACGCAATTGCAGGCCTTCGAGGAGTTCCGCGCTCGCACTGGAGAAAGGGAAACCAAGATCTATGAATTCG CAAACTATCAAGGTATGcaagttttcatttcaaagaGGTTAG
- the LOC141889770 gene encoding GFP-like non-fluorescent chromoprotein, whose amino-acid sequence MNFEDGAVCTVSNDSSIQGNCFIYHVKFSGLNFPPNGPVMQKKTQGWEPNTERLFARDGMLIGDNFMAQKLEGGGHYLCEFKSTYKAKKPVKMPGYHYVDRKLDVTSHNKDCTSVEQCEISIARHSLLGWHLGFP is encoded by the exons ATGAACTTTGAAGATGGTGCAGTGTGTACTGTCAGCAATGATTCCAG caTCCAAGGCAACTGTTTCATCTACCATGTCaagttctctggtttgaaCTTTCCTCCCAATGGACCTGTTATGCAGAAGAAGACACAGGGCTGGGAACCCAACACTGAGCGTCTCTTTGCACGAGATGGAATGTTGATAGGAGACAACTTTATGGCTCAGAAGTTGGAAGGAGGTGGTCATTATTTGTGTGAATTCAAATCTACTTACAA ggCAAAGAAGCCTGTGAAGATGCCAGGGTATCACTATGTTGACCGCAAACTGGATGTAACCAGTCACAACAAGGATTGCACATCGGTTGAGCAGTGTGAAATATCCATTGCACGCCACTCATTGCTCGGCTGGCACCTG GGCTTCCCATAG